The following proteins are encoded in a genomic region of Natrarchaeobius halalkaliphilus:
- a CDS encoding DUF7282 domain-containing protein, with amino-acid sequence MNARNQLLVVLTALMMVCSSGAMVAGAAPATTVDEHDTDASEHELLDDVSLTVTIEHADIFVVHDMDDVPDDELEDDDVNDNGLEDDDADDNGLEDDDADDNGLEDDADDNGLEDDDADDNGLEDDDADDNGLEDDEYDTDDHEDEYVEISDAELEVTIEQASITQIGAHADENGNDDVDDNGLEDDDADDNGLEDDDADDNGLEDDDADDNGLEDDDADDNGLEDDDADDNGLEDDDADDNGLEDDDADDNGLEDDDAVDRDELDVTVEHATVFVVIEDGDLPNDDADENDLESVDIDQATVFVVIDEFDDDADEELTDEEADDELDEDGVDDDANAVDDVDDNESVVEGHEISIEQATIIVMVDLDQLPAVSPVDDTDLEDDDADDNGLEDDDADDNGLEDGDADDNGLEDDDADDNGLEDGDAADGDQITVTIEQATIFVYLEEADDEIEEEPVEEDPVEEEPVDEEPEEDPVEEEPVDEEPEEDPVEEEPSESFTVDALDAPENATVGEPITVTATVSNPGDSEDTQDVQFRLDGDLVESQDVTLEADETDDVVFDIETEGLEAGEYFHMVLTDEFGEVAVLELTEEEPVEEEPVEEEPVEEEPVEEEPVEEEPVEEEPVEEEPVEEEPVEEEPEEDPEDTDEPVPANVTFEDQATDGQTVVVDEVTMASGGFVVVHDSSLLVGDVFGSILGASDYLEPGTHENVEVTLEQPLEEDETLIAMAHRDTNDNQELDFVESDGQEDVPYEVAGEPVTDDAIVTLEQANGDDVADDGEDVADDGDVDENNGNDTAEPMVSSAR; translated from the coding sequence ATGAACGCACGCAATCAGTTACTCGTAGTACTCACTGCGCTGATGATGGTGTGCTCGAGCGGGGCGATGGTTGCTGGGGCGGCACCAGCTACGACCGTCGACGAGCACGACACCGACGCGAGTGAGCACGAGCTACTCGACGATGTATCGCTGACAGTAACGATCGAACACGCGGATATCTTCGTCGTTCACGACATGGACGATGTCCCCGACGATGAACTCGAGGACGACGATGTGAACGACAATGGACTCGAGGACGATGACGCGGACGATAACGGACTCGAGGACGACGACGCGGACGATAACGGACTCGAGGACGACGCGGACGATAACGGACTCGAGGACGACGACGCGGATGACAACGGCCTTGAGGACGACGACGCGGATGACAACGGACTCGAGGACGACGAGTACGATACCGATGACCACGAGGACGAGTACGTCGAAATCTCGGACGCAGAGCTCGAGGTAACGATCGAGCAGGCATCGATCACGCAGATCGGTGCCCACGCGGACGAGAATGGTAACGACGACGTGGACGACAACGGACTCGAGGACGACGATGCGGACGATAACGGACTCGAGGACGACGATGCGGACGATAACGGACTCGAGGACGACGATGCGGACGATAACGGACTCGAGGACGACGATGCGGACGATAACGGACTCGAGGACGACGATGCGGACGATAACGGACTCGAGGACGACGATGCAGACGATAACGGACTCGAGGACGACGATGCAGACGATAACGGACTCGAGGACGACGACGCTGTAGATCGCGACGAGTTAGACGTGACCGTCGAGCACGCGACGGTCTTCGTCGTTATCGAAGACGGTGACCTACCGAACGACGATGCAGACGAGAACGACCTCGAAAGCGTCGACATCGATCAGGCAACGGTCTTCGTCGTTATTGACGAATTCGATGATGACGCTGACGAAGAACTGACTGACGAGGAAGCTGATGACGAACTCGACGAGGATGGTGTCGACGACGATGCCAATGCGGTAGACGACGTCGATGACAACGAATCGGTTGTCGAGGGCCACGAGATCAGCATCGAACAGGCGACGATCATCGTCATGGTTGATCTCGATCAGCTCCCGGCAGTCTCACCAGTTGATGATACCGACCTCGAGGACGATGACGCGGACGACAACGGACTCGAGGACGACGACGCGGACGATAACGGACTCGAGGACGGCGATGCGGACGACAACGGACTCGAGGACGACGACGCGGACGATAACGGACTCGAGGACGGCGATGCGGCCGACGGTGACCAAATCACAGTCACTATCGAGCAGGCAACGATCTTCGTCTATCTCGAAGAAGCTGACGACGAGATCGAGGAAGAACCGGTTGAAGAAGACCCAGTCGAAGAGGAGCCGGTTGACGAAGAACCTGAAGAAGACCCAGTCGAAGAGGAGCCGGTCGATGAAGAGCCCGAGGAGGACCCTGTTGAGGAGGAACCATCGGAATCCTTCACCGTTGACGCGCTCGATGCACCCGAGAACGCAACGGTCGGTGAACCGATCACTGTCACGGCAACGGTCTCCAATCCGGGCGACTCCGAAGACACGCAGGACGTGCAGTTCCGACTCGACGGCGACCTCGTCGAGTCACAGGACGTAACACTCGAGGCGGACGAGACCGACGATGTGGTATTCGATATCGAGACGGAGGGTCTCGAAGCCGGTGAGTACTTCCACATGGTTCTAACGGACGAGTTCGGTGAGGTCGCCGTTCTCGAATTGACCGAGGAAGAACCGGTTGAGGAAGAGCCGGTTGAAGAGGAACCGGTTGAGGAAGAGCCGGTCGAAGAGGAACCGGTTGAGGAAGAGCCGGTTGAAGAGGAACCAGTCGAGGAAGAGCCGGTTGAAGAGGAACCAGTCGAGGAAGAACCCGAGGAAGATCCTGAAGACACCGACGAGCCGGTGCCCGCGAACGTAACGTTCGAAGATCAGGCCACTGACGGTCAGACCGTCGTCGTGGACGAAGTGACGATGGCCAGTGGCGGGTTCGTGGTGGTTCACGATAGCAGTCTCCTCGTCGGTGACGTCTTCGGTAGCATTCTCGGGGCATCCGACTACCTCGAGCCGGGGACTCACGAGAACGTCGAGGTAACGCTCGAGCAACCGCTCGAGGAAGACGAGACGCTGATCGCGATGGCACACCGCGATACGAACGATAACCAGGAACTCGACTTCGTCGAGAGTGACGGTCAAGAGGACGTTCCGTACGAAGTCGCTGGCGAACCAGTGACCGACGACGCGATCGTCACGCTCGAGCAGGCCAACGGTGACGACGTCGCTGATGACGGAGAGGATGTCGCTGATGACGGTGACGTCGACGAGAACAACGGCAACGACACGGCTGAACCGATGGTCAGTTCGGCCCGATAA
- a CDS encoding PAS domain S-box protein, whose amino-acid sequence MADRPEVSDGSFLDRTDERTALTAYRSLADAVDTGIYQLDADGRFVAVTDRFLEETGYGRDELLDEHVSTVLEEDDVDRLERAIDSRLEADVDDETDDDGDSALDLEIVTADGEYVACELRFSPLSSDGEFDGTVGVVRALEDHPRKRRVDSSTRGTDESLASVIDEADVGVFVLDEKFDVAWVNETTETYFGVDRADVIGRDKRAVIEETIRDRFVEPQTFEETVLATYDDNTYVEQFECRITAGDGREGRWLEHRSKPIESGQFAGGRIELYYDVTDRKASERARRESEYRFRMLVDAVDEYAIFMLDRDGRVVSWNEGAERIKGYEPAEILGDHFSLFYTDTDRENGVPERNLSRARQTGSVEDEGWRVRADGSTFWANVTITAIRNDGELQGYAKITRDMSDRWEREQQLQRERDLTEQILETSPVGIAVVNSDGSTSRVNERMATLLDVSSDDVSTATSDQRNLFEESLGVETHPATRVFETGAPLYDQEILLDRPDGHRAWLSINATPITDEAGDPEQVVVTATDITDLKALARRRKRDLEERKKELTAVQLATNLFEVDDQPIDELLSEFATKLLQSFRYPDLTAARVSVGKHEVATDGYGPLERSIATHTKTASGTPITIEVVLTETPTERIEEPFVDEERALIETLATLVKFYFDRRESVEELRAETRRLEQFAYAASHDLQEPLRMVSSYLQLIERRYEDALDEDGTEFLAFAIDGAERMREMIDGLLAYSRVETQGNAFEPVDLDAVLEDVLVDLEVKIQETDAEVTTAGLPTVEGDESQLRQVFQNLLDNAIEYGGDAPRVHVAAERSGSAWTVSIRDNGIGIDPEQDEQIFEVFERLHGRDEHGGVGIGLAICERVVERHGGEIWVESEPGDGTTFSFTLPA is encoded by the coding sequence ATGGCAGACCGACCCGAAGTTTCGGACGGGTCGTTTTTGGATCGGACGGACGAACGCACGGCCCTCACGGCGTATCGATCGCTGGCGGACGCGGTCGACACCGGCATCTACCAGCTCGACGCCGACGGGCGGTTCGTCGCAGTTACCGATCGCTTCCTCGAGGAGACCGGCTACGGCCGGGACGAACTCCTCGACGAACACGTCTCGACCGTCCTCGAGGAGGACGACGTCGACCGGCTCGAGCGTGCCATCGACTCTCGACTCGAGGCGGACGTCGACGACGAAACCGACGATGACGGCGACAGCGCGCTCGACCTCGAGATCGTGACTGCGGACGGCGAGTACGTCGCCTGTGAGTTGCGGTTTAGTCCCCTCTCCTCCGACGGCGAGTTCGACGGAACCGTCGGCGTCGTTCGAGCGCTCGAGGATCACCCTCGGAAACGCCGTGTCGATTCGTCGACCCGAGGGACCGACGAATCGCTCGCCTCGGTCATCGACGAAGCGGACGTCGGCGTGTTCGTCCTCGACGAGAAGTTCGACGTCGCGTGGGTGAACGAAACCACGGAAACGTACTTCGGCGTGGATCGGGCCGACGTCATCGGCCGAGACAAGCGAGCGGTGATCGAAGAGACGATTCGGGATCGGTTTGTGGAGCCCCAGACGTTCGAAGAAACGGTGCTCGCGACGTACGACGACAACACGTACGTCGAGCAGTTCGAGTGTCGGATCACAGCCGGCGACGGTCGTGAGGGGCGCTGGCTCGAACACCGGAGTAAACCGATCGAGTCCGGACAGTTCGCCGGAGGACGCATCGAACTCTACTACGACGTAACGGATCGAAAAGCGTCCGAGCGGGCCAGACGAGAAAGTGAGTACCGGTTCCGAATGCTGGTCGACGCGGTCGACGAGTACGCGATCTTCATGCTCGATCGCGACGGACGTGTCGTCAGCTGGAACGAGGGTGCCGAACGGATCAAAGGATACGAGCCGGCGGAGATTCTCGGAGATCACTTTTCGCTGTTCTACACCGATACTGACCGAGAAAACGGTGTCCCGGAACGCAATCTCTCACGGGCGAGACAGACAGGGTCGGTCGAGGACGAAGGGTGGCGCGTCCGCGCAGACGGATCCACGTTCTGGGCGAACGTGACGATCACAGCTATCCGAAACGACGGCGAGTTGCAGGGATACGCGAAGATCACCCGCGATATGAGCGATCGCTGGGAACGGGAACAGCAGTTACAGCGCGAGAGAGATCTGACCGAGCAAATCCTGGAGACGAGCCCCGTCGGTATCGCCGTCGTGAATTCGGACGGATCGACGAGCAGAGTCAACGAACGGATGGCGACGTTGCTCGACGTCTCGTCGGACGACGTTTCGACAGCGACCAGCGACCAACGGAACCTGTTCGAGGAGTCCCTCGGAGTCGAGACGCATCCCGCAACCCGCGTGTTCGAGACCGGTGCCCCACTGTACGATCAGGAGATCCTCCTGGATCGGCCGGACGGACACCGCGCTTGGCTCTCGATAAACGCCACGCCGATCACCGACGAGGCGGGCGACCCCGAACAGGTCGTCGTAACGGCGACGGATATCACCGATCTGAAAGCGCTGGCACGGCGTCGCAAGCGAGACCTCGAAGAACGCAAAAAGGAACTCACCGCCGTCCAGCTCGCCACGAACCTCTTCGAAGTCGACGACCAGCCGATCGACGAGCTCCTCTCCGAGTTCGCAACGAAACTTCTTCAGTCGTTTCGCTATCCGGACCTGACCGCTGCGCGCGTTTCGGTCGGCAAGCACGAAGTGGCCACCGACGGGTACGGACCGCTCGAGCGGTCGATCGCCACCCATACGAAGACAGCCAGTGGAACGCCGATTACGATCGAAGTCGTCCTCACGGAGACGCCGACAGAGCGAATCGAGGAACCGTTCGTCGACGAAGAGCGAGCGCTGATCGAGACGCTCGCGACGCTCGTGAAATTCTACTTCGACCGTCGGGAATCCGTCGAAGAACTCCGGGCCGAAACCAGACGTCTCGAGCAGTTCGCCTACGCCGCGAGCCACGACCTGCAAGAGCCCCTTCGCATGGTCTCGAGCTACCTGCAGCTTATCGAACGGCGATACGAGGACGCACTCGACGAAGACGGAACGGAGTTCCTCGCGTTCGCGATCGACGGTGCAGAGCGAATGCGCGAGATGATCGACGGCTTGCTCGCGTACTCCCGGGTCGAAACGCAGGGGAACGCGTTCGAACCGGTCGATCTCGACGCCGTCCTCGAGGACGTACTCGTCGACCTCGAAGTGAAGATCCAAGAAACCGACGCCGAGGTCACGACAGCGGGACTCCCGACGGTCGAGGGGGACGAGAGTCAGCTCCGACAGGTGTTCCAGAACCTCCTCGACAACGCGATCGAATACGGCGGCGACGCTCCACGAGTTCACGTCGCGGCCGAACGAAGCGGATCCGCCTGGACCGTTTCGATCCGAGATAACGGGATCGGAATCGATCCCGAACAGGACGAACAGATCTTCGAAGTGTTCGAGCGGCTTCACGGCCGGGACGAACACGGCGGTGTCGGGATCGGACTCGCGATCTGTGAGCGCGTCGTCGAACGCCACGGCGGCGAAATCTGGGTCGAATCCGAACCCGGTGACGGAACGACGTTCTCGTTTACGCTTCCGGCGTGA
- a CDS encoding SRPBCC family protein, whose protein sequence is MTRIQRTRTQDGRRLEVSHVFEAPPAEVWDLLVDTTRWTEWLPIVGVESTDRRIQAGTSGRIRVPGVWLPFVVTDRADRRWTWRIAGAMGATHRVDDLGAKRCRVAFELPPHAVGSAPLCLDAVERIERLWDAERSETAEAGTD, encoded by the coding sequence ATGACGCGGATCCAGCGAACACGGACGCAGGACGGACGTCGACTCGAGGTCTCGCACGTGTTCGAAGCGCCGCCAGCGGAGGTCTGGGACCTTCTCGTGGATACGACTCGGTGGACCGAGTGGTTACCCATCGTCGGCGTCGAATCGACCGATCGCCGGATTCAGGCGGGAACGTCCGGTCGAATTCGCGTCCCCGGCGTCTGGCTGCCGTTCGTCGTCACGGATCGAGCGGATCGTCGCTGGACGTGGCGGATCGCCGGTGCGATGGGAGCCACTCACCGGGTCGACGACCTCGGCGCGAAGCGCTGTCGTGTCGCCTTCGAACTACCGCCTCATGCGGTGGGATCAGCTCCCCTCTGTCTCGATGCAGTGGAACGAATCGAACGTCTGTGGGACGCCGAACGAAGCGAGACAGCCGAAGCTGGAACCGACTGA
- a CDS encoding PaaI family thioesterase produces the protein MSDDRHALAGDLDELAEIIQTSIDDNQEFLSWLGTTVDGVDEGTMTLSIPYDEKLTNTRSNAPNDRRADIHGGVAATLIDTVGGLALRTELEDPLAASIATINLNVNYLRPATGDLVGTATVIRAGSSIGVSEVVVESTTPDGRTREVVTGQGSYRLFRND, from the coding sequence ATGAGCGATGATCGACATGCGTTGGCGGGCGATCTCGACGAGTTGGCGGAGATCATCCAGACCAGTATCGACGATAACCAGGAGTTCCTCTCGTGGCTCGGGACGACCGTCGACGGCGTCGACGAGGGAACGATGACGTTGTCGATTCCGTACGATGAGAAACTGACTAACACCAGATCGAACGCACCGAACGACAGACGAGCGGATATCCACGGCGGCGTCGCAGCGACGCTCATCGACACCGTTGGCGGCCTCGCGCTTCGAACGGAACTCGAGGATCCGCTTGCGGCGAGCATCGCGACGATCAACCTGAACGTCAACTACCTCCGACCTGCAACTGGCGATCTCGTCGGAACGGCGACCGTTATTCGAGCGGGCTCGAGCATCGGCGTGAGTGAGGTCGTCGTCGAGAGTACGACCCCCGACGGGCGAACGCGGGAAGTGGTAACCGGGCAGGGATCGTATCGGCTCTTTCGAAACGACTGA
- a CDS encoding NAD-dependent epimerase/dehydratase family protein, which translates to MGSPAIRDSTVLVTGGAGFIGSHLVEALDPHNDVRVLDNFSSGDRAHVPDSATVIEGDIGDPIALQRAADGVDIIFHHAALVSVAQSVDAPRRSNRTNLDASLLVLEQARREDARVVVASSAAVYGHPDELPVSETTSRDPTSPYGVQKLALDQYTRLYADLYGLETVALRYFNVYGPRQQGPYSGVISTFLEQARSDEPITIEGDGKQTRDFVHVSDVVQANIQAGTTAAIGAAYNVGTGERTSIRELAETIREATDSSSPIVHRDSRPGDIRHSGADVSRAKHELGFDARVGLESGVRALVDGTELTPRIV; encoded by the coding sequence ATGGGTTCGCCAGCGATTCGCGACAGCACGGTGCTCGTGACCGGCGGCGCGGGATTCATCGGGAGCCATCTCGTCGAAGCACTCGACCCGCACAACGACGTCCGGGTGCTCGATAACTTCTCGAGCGGCGATCGCGCACACGTTCCCGACAGCGCAACCGTGATCGAGGGCGACATCGGTGACCCGATCGCCCTCCAGCGAGCGGCGGACGGCGTCGACATCATCTTTCACCACGCGGCGCTCGTCAGCGTCGCCCAGAGCGTCGACGCCCCCCGACGGAGCAATCGAACCAATCTCGATGCGAGCCTGCTCGTTCTCGAGCAAGCCAGACGGGAGGACGCCCGCGTTGTCGTCGCCTCGAGCGCAGCGGTCTACGGCCATCCCGACGAGCTCCCGGTGAGCGAAACGACCTCTCGCGATCCGACCTCGCCGTACGGCGTCCAGAAGCTCGCACTCGATCAGTACACCCGTCTCTATGCGGACCTGTACGGACTGGAAACGGTGGCGTTGCGGTATTTCAACGTCTACGGCCCTCGCCAACAGGGCCCGTACAGCGGCGTCATCTCGACGTTTCTCGAGCAGGCGCGTTCGGACGAACCGATCACGATCGAGGGGGACGGAAAACAAACCCGGGACTTCGTCCACGTCAGCGACGTCGTCCAGGCGAATATTCAGGCCGGGACCACGGCCGCCATCGGGGCGGCGTACAACGTCGGGACCGGTGAGCGAACGTCGATCCGCGAGCTGGCAGAGACGATTCGGGAGGCGACTGACTCCTCATCACCGATCGTTCACCGTGACTCGCGTCCCGGCGATATCAGGCACAGCGGCGCAGACGTTTCCAGAGCGAAACACGAACTCGGATTCGACGCTCGCGTCGGTCTCGAATCCGGCGTTCGTGCGCTCGTCGACGGGACCGAACTCACGCCACGGATTGTCTGA
- a CDS encoding DUF192 domain-containing protein translates to MKLVHEPDDGEEAVLASRVDLADSVLSQTRGLMFRRSLPDEYALAFRFDAPSTRDVHMLFVFVPLDVVWVDDGTVRRVERLRPWRGFARERADLIVELPAGAAEEVDPGDRLVLEDR, encoded by the coding sequence GTGAAACTGGTCCACGAGCCCGATGATGGCGAGGAGGCGGTGCTCGCCTCGAGAGTCGACCTCGCGGATTCCGTGCTGAGCCAGACTCGTGGGCTGATGTTTCGTCGGTCGCTCCCCGACGAGTACGCGCTCGCGTTCCGGTTCGATGCGCCGTCGACGCGGGACGTCCACATGCTGTTCGTCTTCGTCCCGCTTGACGTCGTCTGGGTCGACGACGGTACCGTCCGGCGCGTCGAACGTCTCAGGCCCTGGCGCGGGTTCGCTCGGGAGAGGGCTGATCTGATCGTCGAGCTTCCGGCCGGAGCTGCAGAGGAAGTCGATCCGGGCGATCGGCTCGTACTCGAGGATCGATAG
- a CDS encoding DUF7344 domain-containing protein: protein MSVQTSRSDSLAESEVFHILGNDRRRAIVQLLARETGQVDVSDIATEIASRESDSSSVPSNLYKSVYVSLQQTHLPQLEEDAVIEYDSDAKTITAGPNFESVLRYINGHDDQYSTILWIHLTVCVIGLLVIALAGPNLPVVSRIDPVLSSVLVLLAVAMSSLYRLLT, encoded by the coding sequence ATGTCTGTCCAGACGAGTCGTTCCGACTCACTTGCAGAAAGCGAGGTGTTTCATATCCTCGGAAACGACAGGCGGCGAGCGATCGTTCAGCTGCTCGCCCGCGAAACCGGGCAAGTCGACGTCTCGGATATCGCGACCGAGATCGCGTCGAGAGAATCCGATTCGTCGTCCGTACCGAGCAACCTCTATAAGAGCGTCTACGTTTCCTTACAACAGACCCATCTGCCACAGCTCGAAGAAGATGCCGTCATCGAATACGATTCCGACGCGAAAACGATCACGGCAGGTCCCAACTTCGAGAGTGTCCTCAGATACATCAACGGACACGACGATCAGTATTCGACGATCCTCTGGATTCATCTCACGGTCTGTGTCATCGGGCTGCTCGTCATCGCTCTGGCCGGACCGAACCTTCCGGTGGTCTCGCGTATCGACCCCGTGCTCTCGAGCGTTCTGGTGTTGCTCGCGGTTGCGATGAGCAGTCTCTATCGGTTGCTCACCTGA
- a CDS encoding dihydroorotase → MSVDLVVRNCTVVTPAGRSSNAGVAVEDGTIVAVGKSDRLPDGDRTLDVDGATVVPGIVDCHIHNREPGLEYKADWESATRAAAAGGVTTVVGMPNTDPVIDRPEHLELKYERGETSAHVDFQSYAVVTSENLDLIPELDEAGVLGYKIFLGSTVGDVPPPSDGEIIEAMERIRRTGKRLGFHEENGEIIEYYTELFKAEGRNEPIDHSHSRPVIAEREAVERMITFAEGTETKIHMFHVSSGSAAEAVARGKDRGVDVTAETTPHYLWFTEEVMHEKGNPARIQPPIRDADERDRLWKIGIDDGVIDCIATDHAPHTDEEKLVDDPFGNTWDAISGFVGLETEVPAMLTFVDQGRLTLEEWVRRHSTRPAQVWGMYPQKGSLQIGTDADFTVVDPAATWTLEDRHELHSKNCVTPFEGESFTGKPVATAVRGEIVFEDGEVIGEPGYGTRVVVE, encoded by the coding sequence ATGAGCGTCGACCTCGTCGTGCGCAACTGTACCGTCGTCACACCCGCGGGCCGATCGTCGAACGCGGGCGTCGCGGTCGAGGACGGAACGATCGTCGCCGTTGGCAAAAGCGATCGACTCCCGGACGGGGATCGGACCCTCGACGTGGACGGCGCAACGGTGGTTCCCGGTATCGTCGACTGCCACATCCACAACCGCGAGCCCGGCCTCGAGTACAAGGCGGACTGGGAGTCTGCGACCCGCGCGGCCGCAGCCGGCGGCGTGACGACCGTGGTCGGAATGCCGAACACGGATCCCGTCATTGACAGGCCGGAACACCTCGAGTTGAAGTACGAACGCGGCGAGACCTCGGCCCACGTCGACTTCCAGAGTTACGCGGTCGTCACCTCTGAAAACCTCGATCTGATTCCGGAACTGGACGAGGCCGGCGTCCTCGGATACAAGATCTTTCTCGGCTCGACGGTCGGTGACGTTCCACCGCCGAGTGACGGCGAGATCATCGAGGCGATGGAACGGATCCGTCGAACTGGCAAGCGACTGGGCTTTCACGAAGAAAACGGCGAGATCATCGAGTACTACACCGAACTGTTCAAAGCCGAGGGGAGGAACGAACCGATCGATCACTCTCACTCACGGCCGGTGATCGCAGAGCGGGAGGCCGTCGAGCGGATGATAACGTTCGCTGAGGGGACGGAAACGAAGATTCACATGTTCCACGTCTCCTCCGGCTCCGCGGCCGAGGCCGTCGCCCGCGGCAAGGACCGCGGCGTCGACGTGACCGCGGAAACGACGCCGCACTACCTCTGGTTTACCGAAGAAGTGATGCACGAGAAGGGAAATCCGGCGCGGATTCAGCCGCCGATCCGCGACGCAGACGAGCGCGACCGTCTCTGGAAGATCGGTATCGACGATGGGGTCATCGACTGTATCGCGACCGACCACGCACCCCACACTGACGAAGAAAAGCTAGTCGACGATCCCTTCGGAAACACCTGGGACGCCATCTCCGGGTTCGTCGGTCTCGAGACCGAGGTGCCGGCGATGCTCACGTTCGTCGATCAGGGACGCCTCACGCTCGAGGAGTGGGTCCGTCGTCACTCGACCCGTCCCGCACAGGTCTGGGGAATGTACCCACAGAAAGGATCGCTCCAGATCGGAACCGACGCCGACTTTACGGTCGTCGATCCCGCCGCGACGTGGACGCTCGAGGATCGACACGAACTGCACTCGAAAAACTGCGTGACGCCGTTCGAGGGCGAATCGTTCACCGGTAAGCCGGTCGCGACCGCCGTCCGCGGTGAGATCGTCTTCGAAGACGGTGAGGTCATCGGTGAGCCGGGGTACGGAACTCGAGTCGTCGTCGAGTGA
- a CDS encoding helix-turn-helix transcriptional regulator — protein sequence MRIQFQHSIRAVDVVATTTGTAVYSIEDWHPLGLKPRSPLAVSGDPHLAALVGIVALALLGGVLVIRNRLENRSSLSTAGELPREEIVTDRERIRTLLSENGGRMKQSNIVDSVDWSKAKVSRLLAELEEDDQVTKLRLGRENLVCLPGNEPSATRSPEHSSNE from the coding sequence ATGAGAATTCAGTTTCAGCACTCGATTCGCGCCGTCGACGTTGTCGCTACGACTACCGGTACGGCCGTCTATTCGATCGAGGACTGGCACCCGCTCGGACTAAAGCCACGATCTCCGCTTGCCGTCAGTGGAGACCCGCACCTGGCCGCACTGGTCGGTATCGTCGCACTCGCCTTGCTCGGTGGCGTTCTCGTTATTCGAAACCGCCTCGAGAACCGGTCGTCGCTTTCGACCGCCGGCGAGCTCCCCAGAGAAGAAATCGTGACCGACCGCGAGCGGATTCGAACGCTCCTCAGTGAAAACGGTGGACGGATGAAGCAGTCGAACATCGTCGACTCCGTCGACTGGTCCAAAGCGAAAGTGAGTCGGCTGCTAGCCGAACTCGAAGAGGACGACCAGGTCACGAAGCTTCGACTCGGGCGTGAGAATCTGGTCTGTCTGCCAGGAAACGAACCGTCAGCGACACGGTCACCGGAGCACTCGAGCAACGAGTGA
- a CDS encoding UPF0179 family protein, protein MSTVTLVGSRLAEPGTEFVYQGEADGCAGCPYRSQCLNLSADTRYRVTSVRENAQTLECAMHDGGVRAVEVEPVSIRATIPSKGAFAGSKASLPGPCPYVECPSHEYCEPDGLAFDAEYRIDEIVGDPPHDVCHLDRSLELVELEPGE, encoded by the coding sequence ATGTCGACAGTTACTCTCGTCGGTTCCCGATTAGCCGAGCCGGGAACCGAGTTCGTCTATCAGGGGGAAGCCGACGGTTGCGCCGGCTGTCCGTACCGAAGTCAGTGTCTCAACCTGTCGGCCGACACCCGATATCGCGTCACGTCCGTTCGAGAAAACGCCCAGACCCTCGAGTGTGCCATGCACGACGGCGGCGTTCGCGCAGTCGAGGTCGAGCCGGTTTCGATCCGGGCGACCATTCCGTCGAAGGGAGCCTTCGCCGGGAGCAAAGCGAGCCTTCCCGGTCCGTGTCCCTACGTCGAGTGCCCGAGCCACGAGTACTGCGAGCCTGACGGTCTCGCCTTCGACGCGGAGTATCGGATCGATGAAATCGTCGGCGATCCGCCACACGACGTCTGTCATCTCGATCGCTCGCTGGAACTCGTCGAACTCGAGCCCGGCGAGTGA
- a CDS encoding winged helix-turn-helix transcriptional regulator produces the protein MASPQTTASERPPDACPVIESLEQIGSQWRLAVLHELLSGEQRFNELKRSTGANARTLSRVLDDLGEMGFVERRIEEDAPIATYYSLSPKGRSLEPVFGEIECWAGTWLENEPEEDRLESDANAGRLEDELKTE, from the coding sequence ATGGCATCCCCACAGACGACAGCGAGCGAACGACCTCCCGACGCCTGTCCAGTCATCGAATCGTTAGAACAGATCGGCTCGCAGTGGCGACTGGCCGTTCTCCACGAACTCCTCTCCGGCGAACAGCGGTTCAACGAACTCAAGCGCTCGACCGGCGCGAACGCTCGAACGCTCTCGCGCGTCCTCGACGACCTCGGCGAGATGGGATTCGTCGAGCGACGAATCGAAGAGGACGCCCCCATCGCAACGTATTACAGCCTTTCTCCGAAGGGGCGATCGCTCGAGCCCGTCTTCGGTGAAATAGAGTGCTGGGCGGGAACCTGGCTCGAGAACGAACCCGAGGAAGACCGTCTCGAGAGCGACGCGAACGCGGGCCGCCTGGAGGACGAGCTCAAAACCGAGTGA